In Tsuneonella amylolytica, one genomic interval encodes:
- a CDS encoding heavy metal translocating P-type ATPase translates to MTTRTRLDLPLLLPTVPDEADRCVARLLDELTERDGVRDAHVIAAMGDEPAKLCVHYDPEKVGLEQIRKAARAAGAALTARFGHLVWQVEGIEQERRARTVGETLCRIEGVFEAQATGSGALRVEFDRSLVDEAEITSALASLGVSCRGSNTRATEASGASPDPVTTPTATPAGKHPHDHAKDAEHSHDHTEGGGHAHGGVFGSNTELYFALISGVALAIGFALSWADAAPEVVSTALYLAAYFFGGFFTVREAIDSLKLRRFEIDTLMLVAAAGAALLGEFAEGALLLFLFSLGHALEHYAMGRAKKAIEALAELAPQTAVVRRGSATEEVPVEALVVGDIVVVKPNERLPADGFVIEGTSSVNQAPVTGESVAVDKQPVEDPAAAAAAADSVAATSRIFAGTINGSGALAIQVTRLASDTTLAKVVKLVSEAETQKSPTQRFTDRFERIFVPVVLGLVVLLLFAWVVIDEPFSASFYRAMAVLVAASPCALAIATPSAVLSGVARAARGGVLVKGGGPLENLGALSAIAFDKTGTLTEGRPRVTDVVAAADATEQELLQTAVAVEALSDHPLAAAIVRDGTERLKGPAAKATDLKSITGRGVEAVVDGQTVHIGRDELFAEAGGEPLPDAVKASADELRSQGRTIMIVRQGARYLGVIGLMDTPRSAAPATTARLRELGITRMIMLSGDATPVAKAVAASVGIEDAWGDLMPEDKVEAIKKLRAAESKVAMVGDGVNDAPALATATVGIAMGAAGSDVALETADVALMADDLSKLPFAVDLSRRTRRIIRQNVFVSMGVVAVLLPATILGLGIGPAVIAHEGSTLIVVFNALRLLAFREVPFAGKPATKERKG, encoded by the coding sequence GTGACGACACGCACACGCCTCGACCTTCCGCTCCTTCTCCCGACAGTTCCCGATGAAGCGGATCGCTGTGTCGCGAGGCTGCTTGACGAGCTGACCGAGCGTGACGGCGTGCGTGACGCGCATGTGATCGCTGCGATGGGGGACGAGCCGGCAAAGCTGTGTGTCCATTACGATCCGGAGAAGGTCGGGCTGGAACAGATACGCAAGGCGGCGCGCGCGGCCGGGGCCGCGCTGACCGCTCGCTTTGGGCACCTCGTGTGGCAGGTCGAGGGGATCGAGCAGGAGCGGCGGGCGCGGACCGTTGGGGAAACGCTGTGCCGCATCGAGGGCGTGTTCGAGGCGCAAGCAACGGGTAGCGGAGCTCTGAGAGTGGAGTTCGACCGGAGCCTCGTCGACGAAGCAGAGATAACGTCGGCGCTTGCCTCGCTCGGCGTAAGTTGCCGAGGCTCGAACACGCGCGCTACAGAGGCTTCGGGCGCTTCTCCCGATCCGGTTACGACCCCGACTGCTACTCCCGCCGGCAAGCACCCGCACGACCACGCCAAAGATGCCGAGCACTCCCATGATCATACCGAGGGCGGGGGCCACGCTCACGGCGGCGTATTTGGGTCGAACACCGAATTGTATTTTGCGCTCATCTCCGGCGTCGCGCTCGCTATCGGATTTGCACTGTCCTGGGCCGACGCCGCGCCGGAGGTTGTCTCCACTGCGCTCTACCTTGCCGCCTACTTCTTCGGCGGGTTCTTCACTGTCCGCGAAGCTATCGATTCCCTCAAACTGCGCCGCTTCGAGATCGATACGCTGATGCTCGTCGCGGCCGCCGGCGCGGCCCTGTTGGGGGAATTCGCCGAAGGGGCCTTGCTCCTGTTTTTGTTCAGCCTTGGCCACGCGCTCGAGCATTATGCCATGGGGCGCGCCAAGAAGGCGATCGAAGCGCTGGCAGAGCTAGCGCCGCAGACGGCGGTCGTGCGGCGCGGCAGCGCCACCGAGGAAGTGCCTGTCGAGGCGCTGGTCGTCGGCGACATTGTCGTCGTCAAACCCAACGAGCGCTTGCCGGCTGACGGGTTCGTGATCGAAGGCACCAGCAGCGTCAACCAGGCGCCGGTGACTGGCGAAAGCGTTGCGGTCGACAAGCAGCCGGTAGAGGATCCGGCAGCCGCTGCGGCCGCAGCGGACAGCGTCGCGGCCACGTCCAGAATATTCGCGGGCACGATCAACGGCTCTGGCGCACTGGCAATCCAGGTCACCCGTCTCGCCTCCGACACGACATTAGCCAAAGTCGTGAAGCTCGTCAGCGAAGCGGAGACGCAGAAGTCTCCCACTCAACGCTTCACCGACCGGTTCGAGCGCATTTTCGTGCCGGTCGTTCTCGGACTGGTGGTGCTGCTGCTGTTCGCATGGGTCGTGATCGACGAACCCTTCAGTGCCAGCTTCTATCGGGCGATGGCTGTTCTGGTCGCGGCCAGCCCCTGTGCTCTCGCGATCGCAACACCGAGCGCGGTCTTGTCGGGCGTGGCACGGGCGGCGCGCGGCGGGGTGCTCGTGAAGGGCGGCGGGCCGCTCGAGAACCTGGGCGCACTGAGCGCTATTGCGTTCGACAAGACGGGAACCCTGACCGAAGGGCGGCCGCGCGTGACGGATGTCGTTGCGGCGGCCGATGCAACGGAGCAAGAATTGTTGCAGACGGCGGTCGCGGTGGAAGCGCTCAGCGACCATCCGCTCGCCGCGGCGATCGTCCGCGATGGGACGGAGCGGCTCAAGGGCCCGGCCGCGAAGGCGACCGACCTTAAATCGATCACGGGACGCGGTGTCGAAGCCGTCGTCGACGGCCAGACCGTTCACATCGGACGCGACGAACTCTTTGCCGAGGCGGGCGGCGAACCGCTTCCCGATGCAGTGAAGGCCTCGGCGGATGAACTGCGTTCCCAGGGGCGGACCATTATGATCGTTCGCCAGGGTGCGCGGTACCTTGGCGTAATCGGGCTGATGGATACTCCTCGGTCGGCGGCTCCCGCAACGACTGCCCGCCTGCGCGAACTCGGCATCACGCGAATGATCATGCTGTCGGGCGATGCGACACCTGTCGCCAAGGCCGTCGCCGCGAGCGTCGGCATTGAGGACGCCTGGGGCGATCTCATGCCCGAAGACAAGGTCGAGGCGATCAAGAAGCTCCGTGCAGCGGAGAGCAAAGTCGCGATGGTCGGTGACGGCGTCAACGATGCGCCCGCACTTGCCACGGCCACGGTCGGAATTGCGATGGGAGCGGCCGGGTCCGACGTGGCGCTCGAAACCGCCGATGTCGCGCTGATGGCCGACGACCTGTCCAAACTGCCGTTCGCGGTCGATCTTAGCCGGCGCACGCGGCGGATCATCCGCCAGAACGTGTTCGTGAGCATGGGTGTGGTGGCAGTGTTGCTGCCTGCCACGATACTCGGGCTTGGGATCGGGCCTGCCGTCATTGCCCACGAGGGATCGACGTTGATCGTGGTCTTCAACGCGCTGCGGCTTCTGGCGTTTCGAGAGGTGCCTTTCGCCGGGAAACCGGCCACAAAGGAGCGCAAGGGATGA